The genomic segment GTTCTTCCTGTTAATTGGAGTAAAGTTGTTTACGAAAATTTGAAAAAGACAGAAGTTGGAGCAGTAGGAGCAATTTCTAACTATGCTATTGATTTACAAGATGTTAAAAGATTTTCCTCCTTTGCCGAGGTTCTGGAAGAAGAAACCTTCTGCAAGTATGTAAACTTAGTTAATGAGCACTTGGGTAATTTATACGGGAAAAGCAGTGAAGAAAAGAAATTTCTTGTAGGTTTCTTTTTAGCAACGAAAAAGGAGGTCTTTGAAAAGGTAGGGGGCTTTGATAAAGAACTTTTTTTAGGAATGGATGACCTAGATTACTCTCTAAAATTAAGAGAGCACGGTTTTAAACTTCTTCTTCCTAAGAATCTTTTTGTTTACCATGAAGGACATGTTTCGTTTAAGAATAGCAAAGGAAGTGAAAAACTTAGAGAGTTGACGGAAAATGTTTTTGCCGAGAAATTAATAAAGAAGTATGGTTTCGGCAATGTACCTACACCTGAAGATCTTTGGGCAGATAAGGGGGCAATTTACTTTGCAACTTTTTTACCCGCAGATCCTAAATATAGGTTTATGTTTAAGTTCTCAGATGGAAAAGTGGATTTTAGGCATGTAGCGAAGGAGATTGTAAGAAAGCCAAAAGTAGGAATCATTACAGTTTCTTATTTTTCGTCAGAAGAAATATATCTCATGGCAAGGAGTTTATCCAATTTATCCTATACTAATTTTCATTGGTACATAATAGATCATTCTGAAGACGAAAAAGAAATAGATCTTTTAAGATCTGCTACATTAGTTTTACCTGACCATAAGGTAACAATTATAGGTAGAGAAAATCTTGGCTATGCAGCAGGAGTAAATTTTGGTGTTGAATTAGCCCTTAAGGATGATTGTGAGTATTTATGGATTTTAAATCCAGATGTAGAAGTAGAGTCTAACACACTTATTGAATTACTAAGAACGGTTCTATTTACCGGGGTTCCTGTTGTAACCTGTAAGATTAGAGATTCTGTTGAAAGAGATAAACTCCAATATGATGGATTTAGAGCTAGTTATAAGCCTTTTCTGGACTATCCTCAGCGAATACATAGAGTTTTATTTTTGTCTGGAGCTAATATATTTTTAAAGGCAGAAATTTTTAAAAATGTGAAATTTGAAGAATCGTACTTTCTCTATTTTGAGGATAATGATTTTTATGAAAAACTCTTAGGTTGTGGACTGTATCCTTTATATACTCCTTATGTTAGTGTTTATCATAAAAATAAAAGCGGTAAATTTTTATCTTCACCAGTAGAGATTTATTATTTTTTCAGAAATCTCATTTTCTTTTTTAAAGGAAGAGATATTTCATTTATTATCGAAAAGGTTTTTGAAGTTTACAAAAATATTTTTTCAAACAAGAAAAAGCTTAGATCACTAATAGCTGCTATTTACGATGGAGTATTTGATAAACTAGGAAAAAGTGACCTTTCTTTCCTTTCTTCCCTTCCTAAAGATCGAAACAAAAAGAAACTTCTAAAAAGCTATCTGGACCTAAGAAGAGTTAGTAAAGTTCTAGCAATGGAAAAAGGAAGAGAGTATCTGCTTTTAAATCCAAGGGATAGGGATGTATTCTATAAATACTTTAGGGACGCTATAATCTTGATGGAGAGGTGAGAAGTGGAAGAGAAAGTAAGTGTTTTAGTGATTTCAACTGGTAAATTTAATGAGGAATTGGTCACTTCACTGGAAGAAAATAGAGACTATATTAAGGAAGTTTTTATCTCAGGTGATACAAGTTCTCTTCCTGAAGGAATCAAGGATCTTCAAATTCCTTTGATTTATTTGGATATCCAAACTTTTAATAAAGCTGTCATAAGGAATAAGTTTTTAGAGTCCTCTTCGTCAGAATTGGTTCTTTTCCTTAGTTCTGAATGTTCTTTAGAAGATTCAACAATTGAAGAACTCGTTGCAGATATGGAGGATTTTGGGGCAGATATTGTTTATCCTAACTTAATAGTGC from the Desulfurobacteriaceae bacterium genome contains:
- a CDS encoding glycosyltransferase, translated to MGNKKGISLLIPTYNRPYFLRRALISVLNQTRLPDEIIISDDNPSSNENFVAIKDLVEKHKGLIRYRKNSERLGVEKNYSKLLEEANYEYVKFLADDDWLHPETLELMEKVLDRYEEVVLVSSQRIPVNEEEELVYGVEATKPLCSEDQILNGKEVIRKSLTDLKNYVGKFSTYMFRKSHLDINPFQFCGLNFRANADWVLWMYLLSKGNLFYFSRPLSFFTVHSGQDQISLSDQISGVKERIELIFNERVHKTFGIQLTSEEKAQAVENLALDLGYLKLKLPKNKTEELIEILLEKYQKDLLKIMKEEYDRSPFSIIVVTYNSSSTIEKLLESLNASIREDDEVIIIDNASHDDTFSIIEEFLRKKELTNYKVVKLNENIGYAAAVNEGVKLSRNDYLAFVNPDTVLPVNWSKVVYENLKKTEVGAVGAISNYAIDLQDVKRFSSFAEVLEEETFCKYVNLVNEHLGNLYGKSSEEKKFLVGFFLATKKEVFEKVGGFDKELFLGMDDLDYSLKLREHGFKLLLPKNLFVYHEGHVSFKNSKGSEKLRELTENVFAEKLIKKYGFGNVPTPEDLWADKGAIYFATFLPADPKYRFMFKFSDGKVDFRHVAKEIVRKPKVGIITVSYFSSEEIYLMARSLSNLSYTNFHWYIIDHSEDEKEIDLLRSATLVLPDHKVTIIGRENLGYAAGVNFGVELALKDDCEYLWILNPDVEVESNTLIELLRTVLFTGVPVVTCKIRDSVERDKLQYDGFRASYKPFLDYPQRIHRVLFLSGANIFLKAEIFKNVKFEESYFLYFEDNDFYEKLLGCGLYPLYTPYVSVYHKNKSGKFLSSPVEIYYFFRNLIFFFKGRDISFIIEKVFEVYKNIFSNKKKLRSLIAAIYDGVFDKLGKSDLSFLSSLPKDRNKKKLLKSYLDLRRVSKVLAMEKGREYLLLNPRDRDVFYKYFRDAIILMER